The following proteins come from a genomic window of Misgurnus anguillicaudatus unplaced genomic scaffold, ASM2758022v2 HiC_scaffold_28, whole genome shotgun sequence:
- the LOC129417284 gene encoding activator of 90 kDa heat shock protein ATPase homolog 1, with protein sequence MAKWGEGDPRWIVEERADATNVNNWHWTERDATNWSSEKLKELLMGIQVEAEEGKCEITEVSKLEGEASINNRKGKLIFFYEWNLKAAWTGTSKSGIKYKGNIEVPNLSDENDMDDLDISVSLCKDEPDTALLSLMRKDGADKIRTALSNYVDSLKSEFTQGMILPTANGMTKQQTAQAPTKSNKTQIGSSTAASPAPHTGVKIPTCKFSLKDTFLASPEELYRVFLNQEMVQAFTRTGAMVDPERGGKFRLLDGNVNGEFQELVPEEKIVMKWRFNSWPCEHYATVTLTFTDKGNETELKIDCRAVPESEEERTRDGWRRYYCHAIKQTFGYGARLC encoded by the exons ATGGCAAAATGGGGAGAAGGAGACCCTCGTTGGATCGTGGAGGAGAGAGCGGATGCTACAAATGTCAACAACTGGCACTG GACGGAGAGGGACGCCACAAACTGGTCATCAGAGAAGCTCAAGGAACTGCTGATGGGGATTCAGGTGGAGGCTGAAGAAGGCAAGTGTGAGATCACGGAGGTCAGCAAGTTGGAGGGAGAGGCATCCATTAACAATCGGAAAGGAAAGCTTATCTTCTTCTATGAATGGAATTTGAAGGCCGCCTGGACAG GGACATCGAAATCAGGCATCAAATACAAGGGAAACATTGAAGTTCCGAACCTTTCAGATGAAAATGACATGGATGATCTTGAT ATCAGCGTGAGTCTTTGTAAAGATGAACCTGACACAGCGTTGCTTTCTCTGATGAGGAAAGATGGAGCAGATAAAATTCGTACAGCTCTCTCCAACTACGTGGACTCCCTCAAATCAG AGTTCACACAAGGGATGATTCTGCCAACAGCCAATGGTATGACAAAACAGCAGACAGCCCAGGCACCAACCAAGTCAAATAAAACTCAG aTCGGCTCATCTACCGCTGCTTCTCCAGCTCCCCACACTGGAGTGAAGATCCCCACCTGCAAGTTTTCACTGAAGGACACTTTCCTCGCCTCACCAGAAGAGCTTTACAGGGTCTTTCTCAACCAAGAA ATGGTACAGGCTTTCACACGCACCGGTGCTATGGTTGACCCTGAGAGAGGTGGGAAATTTCGCCTATTGGACGGAAATGTGAACGGAGAGTTCCAGGAGCTG GTGCCTGAGGAGAAGATAGTCATGAAATGGAGGTTCAACTCATGGCCTTGCG AGCACTACGCGACAGTGACATTGACATTTACAGACAAGGGTAATGAGACAGAGTTAAAAATTGATTGTCGAGCGGTGCCCGAGAGCGAAGAGGAACGAACACGAGACGGTTGGCGGAGGTACTACTGCCATGCTATTAAACAGACTTTTGGCTATGGCGCACGACTCTGCTGA